From a single Nostoc sp. MS1 genomic region:
- a CDS encoding response regulator, whose protein sequence is MTTKRILIIDDEYDIRAVAELALKAVGAWEVSTAASGIEGVAKASAEQPDVILLDVMMPDMDGISTFQALQANPVTQAIPVILLTAKVQAAEQRRFAELGVRAIITKPFKAMKLPAQVAAAIDWSN, encoded by the coding sequence ATGACTACCAAACGCATTCTCATCATTGATGATGAATATGATATTCGGGCTGTGGCTGAACTTGCTTTGAAAGCGGTGGGTGCATGGGAAGTATCCACGGCTGCTTCTGGTATTGAGGGAGTAGCAAAAGCATCTGCCGAACAACCGGATGTCATCCTTTTAGATGTGATGATGCCAGATATGGACGGAATCTCCACTTTTCAAGCTTTGCAAGCCAATCCTGTTACTCAGGCAATTCCTGTAATTTTGCTGACGGCAAAGGTACAAGCCGCCGAACAGAGGCGGTTTGCGGAATTGGGAGTGAGAGCCATCATTACTAAACCCTTCAAAGCGATGAAATTACCTGCTCAGGTTGCGGCTGCTATAGATTGGTCAAATTAA